A single region of the bacterium genome encodes:
- a CDS encoding glycosyltransferase, producing MADSFSPLVSIIIITRGFCDYLKQAILKCLELDYENFEILVLPEEPFSEVFERTAVIQSRLGPAARRDLAAKLSKGEILAFLDDDAYPSKGWLKNALPYFKDRKIAAVCGPGMTPPEDSLRQKASGWASSSLLGGGTLNFRFLPKKKREVRDFPTMNFLVRKTDFNKIGGFDTSFWPGEDTKFCLDLTKKLKKKIIYDPKILVFHHRRPLFKDHLEQNISYGLHRGYFAKILPETSRKPFYFAPMVFTIFVFGLPIWMIFVPLGRSFLLSLYFGVLGFYALLLLLTGFWVLFKAKNLKIAFWTMPGIFLTHICYGLCFFRGLLAGNLKR from the coding sequence ATGGCAGATTCTTTTTCTCCTTTAGTTTCGATCATTATTATCACTCGAGGTTTCTGCGATTATTTAAAGCAGGCAATTTTAAAGTGTCTGGAGTTAGATTACGAGAACTTTGAGATTCTGGTTCTACCAGAAGAGCCGTTTTCAGAAGTTTTTGAGAGAACTGCGGTTATTCAAAGCCGGCTTGGCCCGGCGGCAAGAAGAGATCTGGCGGCAAAGCTCTCAAAGGGGGAAATCCTGGCTTTTCTCGACGATGATGCTTATCCCTCAAAAGGCTGGTTGAAAAACGCCTTGCCTTACTTTAAAGACAGGAAAATTGCCGCGGTTTGCGGCCCGGGAATGACGCCGCCAGAGGATTCCTTGCGGCAGAAAGCTTCGGGCTGGGCTTCCTCTTCTTTGCTTGGCGGCGGGACTTTGAATTTTAGGTTTTTGCCGAAGAAAAAAAGAGAAGTTAGGGATTTCCCGACAATGAATTTTTTAGTTAGGAAAACCGATTTTAACAAGATTGGCGGTTTTGATACCAGCTTTTGGCCCGGAGAAGACACCAAGTTCTGCCTTGATCTGACAAAGAAATTGAAAAAGAAAATTATTTACGACCCCAAGATTTTAGTTTTCCATCACCGCCGGCCGCTTTTCAAAGATCATTTGGAACAAAATATCAGCTATGGTCTGCACCGGGGGTATTTTGCCAAAATACTGCCCGAGACCTCAAGAAAGCCGTTTTATTTTGCTCCCATGGTTTTTACCATTTTTGTATTTGGCCTGCCGATATGGATGATTTTTGTTCCTCTCGGCCGCAGTTTTTTACTTTCCCTCTATTTTGGGGTTTTGGGTTTCTATGCCCTGCTTTTACTGCTGACCGGATTCTGGGTTTTATTCAAAGCCAAAAACTTAAAGATTGCTTTCTGGACGATGCCGGGAATCTTTTTAACCCATATCTGCTACGGCCTTTGTTTTTTCCGGGGCTTGCTCGCCGGGAACCTTAAGCGTTAA
- a CDS encoding SPASM domain-containing protein, whose protein sequence is MADKIIRWAKLIYSSLPRVRGLAKKVSASRAYYKIVRAGIESRVRTSGKGPFNLVLETSNFCPARCLMCPHSSMKRQKGVMNDEVFSKIIERVKQESLPINKVFFSGLGEPLTDPQIIPRIKAFKEMGFSVKLYSNAFLLTSAISQQLVDLQIEEINISFNGASPEDYQEIMGLDFDKTKASIENLIKIRKEKKSSLPKILISSVLTKDNKDINQHIKNWSKKVDSVTISIAHEWGGGVQLNSKFPAKGGSASGGNVQGSKLTYPCRSLWHTFMVDWEGNFVICCRDFESKFVLGNILTHSFSETWKSPILESFRQTHLNFSEEKLPAICRQCNFPFQDGIEWFVPRSLD, encoded by the coding sequence ATGGCCGATAAAATCATTCGTTGGGCAAAACTTATTTATTCGTCTTTGCCCCGGGTTCGAGGGCTGGCAAAAAAAGTCAGCGCCTCAAGGGCCTACTATAAGATTGTCAGGGCCGGGATCGAAAGCCGGGTAAGAACGAGCGGGAAGGGTCCGTTCAATTTGGTGCTGGAAACGAGCAATTTCTGCCCAGCTCGCTGTCTGATGTGTCCTCATAGTTCAATGAAAAGGCAGAAAGGAGTAATGAACGACGAAGTTTTCTCAAAAATTATTGAGAGGGTAAAGCAAGAAAGCCTGCCCATTAATAAGGTTTTTTTCAGCGGCTTGGGAGAACCCTTAACCGATCCGCAAATTATCCCGAGGATAAAAGCATTCAAGGAAATGGGTTTTTCGGTCAAGCTCTATAGCAATGCTTTTTTATTAACTTCGGCCATCAGCCAACAGCTGGTTGATCTTCAGATCGAAGAAATTAACATTAGCTTTAACGGGGCCAGTCCCGAAGACTATCAAGAAATAATGGGCCTGGATTTTGACAAAACCAAGGCAAGCATCGAAAACCTTATCAAAATCAGGAAGGAAAAGAAGAGTTCCTTGCCTAAGATTTTAATTTCTTCTGTTTTGACTAAGGACAATAAAGACATCAACCAGCATATCAAGAACTGGTCTAAAAAGGTTGACTCGGTGACTATTTCCATTGCTCATGAATGGGGCGGGGGAGTACAACTAAATTCAAAATTTCCCGCCAAAGGCGGGTCCGCCTCTGGCGGAAACGTTCAAGGTTCAAAGTTGACCTATCCTTGTCGGTCACTTTGGCATACTTTTATGGTTGATTGGGAAGGCAACTTTGTAATTTGCTGCCGGGATTTTGAATCTAAATTTGTTTTGGGCAATATTTTAACTCATTCTTTCTCGGAGACATGGAAATCTCCGATACTGGAAAGTTTCCGCCAGACGCACTTAAACTTTTCAGAAGAAAAACTGCCTGCCATTTGCCGACAGTGCAACTTTCCTTTTCAGGACGGCATTGAGTGGTTTGTGCCTCGCTCCCTTGATTAA
- a CDS encoding glycosyltransferase family 2 protein, protein MSMKTVSVILATLNSGLILEQCLESVRTQDYDQGKIEIIVADGGSTDQTIEIARKYGAKTINENTGSPEAAKAIALSYSENEIILEIDDDNILPEKNWLKRMVSCFDKEPEIAGCYPWRYTYRKEDKILNRYFSLFGANDPVAWFFGRADRQSCLNSNWALSGKALDKGDYFLVEFNQENLPTVGANGFLIRRDLLMKADTNNFFHIDVNHDLVSQGYNKYAVVKNDIVHASGEGFWRFFQKRKRYMENLYLKDSSKRRYFLYNPKKDKLKIFAYSLYSLTLVGPIFDALRGYLKIKDLAWFLHPIVCFMMFWIYFWAVVKNKFRI, encoded by the coding sequence ATGTCTATGAAAACCGTCAGCGTTATTCTGGCCACTCTAAACAGCGGCCTTATCCTGGAACAATGCCTGGAAAGCGTCCGGACTCAAGATTACGACCAGGGAAAAATCGAAATAATTGTTGCCGACGGCGGCTCAACCGACCAGACCATTGAAATTGCAAGAAAGTACGGCGCAAAGACAATCAATGAAAACACGGGCAGCCCGGAAGCAGCCAAAGCCATTGCTTTATCTTACAGCGAGAATGAAATTATTCTTGAGATTGACGACGACAATATCTTGCCGGAAAAAAACTGGCTGAAAAGAATGGTTTCCTGTTTTGACAAAGAGCCAGAGATCGCCGGCTGTTATCCCTGGAGATACACATACAGAAAAGAGGATAAAATCCTAAACCGCTATTTCTCCCTTTTTGGCGCCAATGACCCGGTCGCCTGGTTTTTTGGCAGGGCCGACCGCCAATCGTGTCTTAATTCGAATTGGGCTCTTTCCGGAAAGGCCCTGGACAAAGGAGACTATTTTCTGGTCGAGTTCAATCAGGAGAATTTGCCGACTGTCGGCGCCAACGGCTTCCTGATCAGAAGAGATCTGCTGATGAAGGCTGATACCAACAACTTTTTTCACATTGACGTCAATCACGATCTGGTTTCCCAAGGCTATAATAAATATGCTGTTGTCAAAAACGACATTGTTCATGCCAGCGGCGAAGGTTTCTGGAGATTCTTTCAGAAAAGAAAAAGGTACATGGAAAACCTTTACCTGAAAGATTCCTCAAAAAGAAGATATTTCCTCTATAATCCGAAAAAAGACAAGTTAAAGATATTTGCCTATTCTCTTTATTCCCTGACCCTAGTTGGTCCGATTTTTGACGCTCTCCGCGGTTATTTAAAAATCAAAGACCTCGCCTGGTTTTTGCACCCGATTGTCTGTTTTATGATGTTTTGGATTTACTTTTGGGCGGTAGTCAAAAACAAATTCCGAATTTAA
- a CDS encoding class I SAM-dependent methyltransferase, with protein MILKDKSAIKRYLHHLGPKVIDRIRRSEKLADFGCAEGRLLEVIEEHFGKTKENLYGFDVSESFVAEAKKAFPNVYYLDLSRDEMKERGFDVVFAFDIIEHLENPDKFLENIVSIMKNKGLLILSTPNINSLSHLIQKSNWFAFKDKTHKVLYSRSSLFPLLERFELKTIVSKTISDTGFPLYNKIISLTSLGGQILLAAEKKQ; from the coding sequence ATGATTCTAAAGGACAAATCTGCCATTAAAAGATATTTGCATCATCTCGGGCCCAAAGTCATCGACAGAATAAGGCGGAGCGAAAAACTCGCAGATTTTGGATGCGCCGAGGGCCGGCTTTTGGAAGTGATCGAAGAGCATTTTGGAAAAACAAAAGAAAATCTTTATGGTTTTGACGTTTCCGAAAGCTTTGTCGCCGAGGCAAAGAAAGCTTTTCCAAACGTCTATTATCTTGATCTTTCCAGAGACGAAATGAAAGAACGGGGCTTTGACGTCGTCTTTGCCTTTGATATCATCGAACACTTGGAAAACCCTGATAAGTTTTTAGAAAACATTGTTTCTATTATGAAAAATAAAGGGCTGCTGATTCTCTCAACTCCAAACATCAATTCCCTTTCGCATCTCATCCAAAAATCCAACTGGTTTGCCTTCAAAGACAAAACCCATAAAGTCCTCTATTCCCGGTCCTCTCTGTTTCCGTTACTGGAGAGGTTTGAGCTGAAAACAATTGTTTCCAAAACTATTTCTGACACCGGCTTCCCTCTCTATAACAAGATAATCTCTCTGACCAGCTTGGGCGGACAGATTCTTCTGGCGGCAGAGAAAAAACAATGA
- a CDS encoding class I SAM-dependent methyltransferase — protein MDLEKLFLKVEKYKVPPTILFRSIEIKLLREKIAHLLEPSRPALDLGCGDGTAALAVFDGRIDYGLDNESEALKTAEKDGIYGKTIFADAGNIPLPDNCLKLVFCNCSLEHMENLDLVLKEVSRVLMAGGLFIFTTPSHNFKNYSFLDFLQLKTLAKIYGNLRDRRQHHYHSHSLEDWSSILAKFNLKKTDGYYYLDKKVLEFWDFLLILYLPFSLLMRLSSVFEILTDKIYSGLIYRIFFRKKIYQKFLESKISGPDGAAVCVIANKEMYAQR, from the coding sequence ATGGACTTAGAAAAACTTTTTTTAAAAGTAGAAAAATATAAAGTGCCGCCGACAATCTTGTTCCGTAGCATCGAGATCAAGCTCCTCAGAGAAAAAATCGCCCATCTTCTCGAACCCAGCAGACCGGCTTTAGATCTTGGCTGCGGCGACGGCACCGCCGCTTTAGCGGTTTTTGACGGAAGAATCGACTACGGCCTGGACAACGAGTCTGAAGCTCTAAAAACGGCAGAAAAAGACGGCATCTATGGAAAAACGATTTTTGCCGATGCCGGAAATATCCCCCTGCCGGACAACTGCTTAAAACTGGTTTTTTGCAATTGCTCGCTCGAACATATGGAAAACCTGGATTTGGTTTTGAAAGAGGTTTCCAGGGTACTGATGGCGGGCGGCCTTTTTATTTTCACTACCCCTAGCCATAACTTCAAAAACTACAGTTTCCTCGATTTTCTGCAACTGAAAACCTTGGCGAAAATCTACGGGAACTTAAGAGACAGAAGGCAGCATCACTACCACAGCCACTCCCTTGAGGACTGGTCTTCAATCTTAGCCAAATTCAATCTTAAAAAAACCGACGGATATTATTATCTAGACAAAAAAGTGCTGGAGTTTTGGGATTTTCTGCTGATACTCTACTTGCCCTTTTCTCTTCTGATGCGGTTAAGTTCTGTTTTTGAGATCCTGACCGACAAAATCTACTCCGGCCTCATTTATAGAATCTTTTTCAGAAAGAAAATTTATCAAAAGTTTCTTGAATCCAAAATCAGCGGGCCAGACGGGGCGGCCGTCTGCGTCATTGCCAACAAAGAAATGTATGCTCAAAGATAA
- a CDS encoding radical SAM protein: MKIAISYPPLESEKGIPLLAQNRQFQFAHSPWTAYPIIPASAATLLKQAGFEVFWDDAINEGLKFEQWQTRLLKENPDIVAIETKTPVIKRHWKIINELKTKNYKLKTVLMGDHVTALPQESMDNCRVDYILTGGDYDFMLLNLANHLTKGEKLEPGWWFRDGGNLKDTGQFVLNHDLDSLPLIDRNLAKWKLYAFKNSNFTLVPGTFSMAGRDCWWRNKGGCSFCSWTAIFPQFRVVKSERLLDEIGQLIELGVKEVFDDTGTFPVGPWLEDFCRGMIDRGYNKKIRFGCNMRANAIVDQETYDLMGKASFGFILYGLESANQETLDRLNKGEKEGDIVEAVKMAKRAGLNPHVTCMIGYPWEKKEQAQKTVDLTRQLFKQGYIDSLQATIVTPYPGTALFAEADKEGWLKTKDWDRYDMREPILKTEMADEETLALVRSLYKSIFSFEFFIRKLKEGLSSPQVFSYYWRLSLKFFSKLADFRQRP; encoded by the coding sequence GTGAAAATTGCTATTTCCTATCCGCCGCTAGAGTCAGAGAAGGGGATTCCTTTGCTAGCCCAAAATAGGCAGTTTCAGTTTGCCCACAGCCCCTGGACAGCTTATCCGATTATTCCGGCTTCAGCAGCTACTTTATTAAAACAGGCGGGTTTTGAGGTTTTTTGGGACGACGCCATAAACGAAGGCCTCAAGTTTGAACAGTGGCAGACCCGGCTTTTGAAAGAAAACCCGGATATTGTTGCTATTGAAACCAAAACTCCGGTAATAAAGCGCCACTGGAAAATCATTAATGAACTAAAAACTAAAAACTATAAACTAAAAACTGTTTTGATGGGGGACCACGTCACCGCCTTGCCCCAAGAGTCAATGGATAATTGCCGGGTAGACTATATTTTGACCGGAGGCGATTATGATTTTATGCTTTTGAATCTGGCCAATCATTTGACCAAAGGAGAAAAGCTAGAGCCGGGCTGGTGGTTTAGAGACGGAGGCAATTTGAAAGACACGGGCCAGTTTGTTTTAAACCATGACCTTGATTCTTTGCCCCTGATCGACAGAAACCTGGCAAAATGGAAATTGTACGCCTTTAAAAACTCAAACTTTACTTTGGTTCCCGGCACTTTTTCCATGGCCGGCCGCGACTGCTGGTGGAGGAATAAAGGCGGCTGCAGTTTTTGCTCTTGGACAGCGATTTTTCCGCAGTTCCGCGTCGTTAAATCGGAAAGATTATTAGACGAAATCGGCCAGCTGATTGAACTGGGCGTCAAAGAAGTTTTTGATGATACTGGCACTTTTCCGGTAGGCCCGTGGCTTGAGGATTTTTGCCGGGGGATGATTGACAGAGGTTATAACAAGAAAATCAGGTTTGGCTGCAACATGAGAGCCAATGCCATTGTCGACCAGGAGACTTATGACTTGATGGGGAAAGCCAGCTTTGGATTTATTCTTTACGGCCTGGAATCTGCCAATCAGGAAACTTTGGACAGGCTCAACAAGGGGGAAAAAGAAGGAGATATTGTTGAAGCCGTCAAAATGGCGAAAAGAGCGGGCCTGAATCCTCACGTCACCTGCATGATCGGCTATCCCTGGGAGAAAAAAGAGCAGGCTCAAAAAACGGTTGACTTGACCCGTCAGCTTTTCAAACAAGGCTATATTGACAGCCTTCAGGCAACCATTGTCACTCCTTATCCGGGAACAGCTCTTTTTGCCGAAGCAGACAAAGAGGGTTGGCTCAAGACAAAAGATTGGGACAGGTATGATATGAGAGAGCCGATTCTTAAGACAGAAATGGCGGACGAAGAAACTCTGGCGCTGGTCCGCAGCCTTTACAAGAGCATTTTTTCTTTTGAGTTTTTCATTCGCAAGTTGAAAGAAGGGCTTTCCAGCCCTCAAGTTTTTTCTTACTACTGGCGGCTGAGCTTGAAGTTTTTCAGCAAGCTGGCTGATTTCCGCCAAAGGCCTTGA
- a CDS encoding glycosyltransferase family 1 protein: MRIGVNAKLLREKYHTGIQAYISNLYKAIVSADKDNEYFFLDDGLGSSRLLNVFYNNLLVRNQIKKIKIDIFHAANSILPLGPKGCCYVSTIHDLGFKTIPQWTPKAEIVYYNLVFENIIKKADLIVADSLFVKQEIKDYYGVEDQKLRVAPLGLNEFYLEKEVEPYLEDIRKKYRLKGKKVVLANSAHCNRKNIDSLVNAFVENSDRLKDADLVIAGATGKTTFQSLINPDNKAKITVAGYLPIREQRALYQIADIFIYPSLYEGFGLPILEAMASGCLVFASNIPPVREIVADDNLLFNPLAIGEICEKIRYYLDIENSKKQLLIGSYREILGKFTWRKAAEEMISIFNSLKP; encoded by the coding sequence ATGAGAATCGGGGTCAACGCAAAATTGTTGCGGGAAAAATACCACACTGGAATCCAAGCCTATATCTCCAACTTATATAAAGCGATAGTTTCCGCCGATAAAGACAATGAATACTTTTTTCTTGATGACGGGCTCGGGAGCAGCCGGCTTCTGAACGTTTTCTACAATAACCTTTTGGTCAGAAACCAAATAAAAAAAATCAAGATAGATATTTTTCATGCGGCAAATTCTATTCTCCCTTTGGGGCCAAAAGGCTGCTGCTACGTTTCCACTATCCACGATCTGGGATTCAAAACCATTCCCCAATGGACTCCGAAGGCAGAAATCGTTTATTATAATCTTGTTTTTGAGAATATTATCAAAAAGGCCGATTTAATCGTCGCCGACTCTCTCTTCGTCAAACAGGAGATTAAAGATTATTACGGAGTTGAAGACCAAAAATTGAGAGTCGCCCCTCTAGGCCTGAACGAGTTTTATCTTGAGAAAGAAGTTGAACCTTACCTGGAAGATATCCGAAAGAAATATAGGCTTAAGGGAAAGAAAGTTGTTCTCGCCAACAGCGCCCACTGCAACAGGAAAAACATCGACTCTCTAGTAAACGCGTTCGTTGAAAACAGCGATCGTTTAAAAGATGCTGACCTGGTAATTGCCGGAGCCACCGGCAAAACCACCTTCCAAAGCCTGATCAATCCGGACAACAAAGCCAAGATAACCGTTGCCGGCTACCTCCCCATCAGAGAGCAGAGAGCCCTTTACCAGATCGCCGACATCTTTATTTATCCTTCTTTATACGAAGGCTTTGGCTTGCCGATTTTGGAGGCGATGGCTTCCGGCTGCCTCGTTTTCGCTTCAAACATTCCTCCGGTCCGGGAAATTGTCGCTGATGACAACCTTTTATTTAATCCCTTGGCGATAGGCGAGATCTGCGAAAAGATAAGGTATTACTTGGATATTGAAAATTCAAAAAAGCAGCTCTTAATCGGCTCTTACCGGGAAATTCTGGGGAAATTCACCTGGCGGAAAGCCGCAGAAGAAATGATTAGCATTTTTAATTCCCTCAAGCCATGA
- a CDS encoding tetratricopeptide repeat protein, producing MLKDNLREKILNFSFWGWFNKNRLVIILLIALVFAAYFNSLDNSFVSDDIAAIPQNENLNNFSYVSSNPQAFVRNLFYYSTNKVWGLNPAPYRLIGILFHLGTVLTSYLLIWILLDPITALISACLFAVHPILIEGVAWISGGLYAQYSFFIILTLLFYVFSIKGKKFYLLSLASLVMALLSSEKAVVFPFVLLAFFIFFKDTFKDWKKLITPIVISSAWALFYLLAIPKRIAALQIQSPQPAEILDPFLQIPIAIGSYLKLIFWPKDLTLYHSEMVFSQTQYLTCLFVLILLLTIIFISLKKKSQVFFWLSFFLISLLPVLTPFGISWIVAERYVYLGTLGIVVAFAILLKKLAEKEKLKTAIFIFSSLIVIFLLIRTIVRNNDWQNQDSLWLAAAKTSPSSSQNHNNLGDLYGRKGDLEKAVQEFKLAIELNPRYADAFHNLANTYQLMGKEELAVENYKKAVEFNPYLWQSYQNLALIYFQQKDLVQASQYLEKAIEVNPENASLYFNLGVVYAENNEKEKANMEFQKAFDLDPKLKQSLLTQ from the coding sequence ATGCTCAAAGATAATCTCAGGGAAAAAATTCTTAATTTCAGCTTCTGGGGCTGGTTTAACAAAAACCGGCTGGTCATTATTCTCCTGATTGCCCTTGTTTTTGCCGCCTATTTTAATTCTCTGGACAACAGTTTTGTCTCTGACGACATCGCCGCCATACCCCAGAACGAAAATCTAAACAATTTTAGTTATGTCTCGTCTAATCCCCAAGCATTTGTCAGAAACTTATTTTATTACTCAACCAACAAAGTTTGGGGATTAAATCCTGCCCCCTATAGATTAATCGGCATTTTGTTCCACTTAGGAACGGTTCTAACTAGCTATCTTTTAATCTGGATTTTGCTTGATCCGATAACAGCTCTCATTTCTGCCTGCTTATTTGCCGTCCACCCGATCCTGATTGAAGGAGTGGCTTGGATATCCGGAGGTCTTTATGCCCAATATAGCTTTTTCATAATCTTGACGCTTCTCTTTTATGTTTTTTCAATTAAGGGTAAAAAGTTCTACCTCCTCTCTTTGGCTAGCCTTGTCATGGCCCTGCTTTCTTCAGAAAAAGCCGTAGTTTTTCCTTTTGTTCTTTTGGCATTTTTCATCTTTTTTAAAGATACTTTCAAAGATTGGAAAAAACTAATTACTCCTATTGTTATTAGCTCTGCCTGGGCTCTTTTTTATCTTCTTGCCATTCCCAAAAGAATAGCAGCTCTGCAGATACAGAGCCCCCAGCCAGCTGAAATCTTAGACCCCTTTTTGCAAATTCCCATTGCCATTGGCTCTTACTTAAAACTGATTTTCTGGCCAAAAGATTTGACCCTTTATCATTCAGAAATGGTTTTCTCACAAACACAATATTTAACCTGCCTCTTTGTTCTTATTTTACTTTTGACAATTATCTTTATTTCTCTGAAGAAAAAATCTCAAGTATTTTTCTGGCTGTCGTTCTTTTTGATTTCCCTTTTGCCCGTCCTCACTCCTTTTGGAATTTCCTGGATCGTCGCGGAAAGATATGTTTATTTGGGAACTTTGGGAATCGTAGTTGCCTTTGCCATATTGCTTAAAAAGCTGGCTGAAAAAGAAAAGCTGAAAACCGCTATCTTCATTTTTTCCTCTTTAATTGTCATTTTTCTTTTAATAAGAACCATTGTCAGAAATAATGACTGGCAGAATCAAGATAGTTTATGGCTGGCGGCTGCCAAAACCTCGCCCTCCAGCTCCCAGAATCATAACAATCTGGGAGATCTTTACGGCAGAAAAGGCGACCTAGAAAAAGCCGTCCAGGAGTTCAAGTTGGCGATTGAGCTGAATCCCCGATACGCCGACGCTTTCCACAATCTCGCCAACACCTATCAGCTGATGGGGAAAGAAGAGCTGGCGGTTGAAAACTATAAAAAGGCTGTTGAGTTCAACCCCTACCTCTGGCAATCTTACCAAAACCTGGCCTTAATTTATTTTCAACAGAAAGACTTGGTCCAGGCCAGCCAATATCTAGAAAAAGCTATTGAAGTCAATCCCGAAAACGCCTCTCTTTATTTCAATCTGGGAGTTGTTTATGCCGAGAATAACGAAAAGGAAAAAGCAAATATGGAATTCCAGAAAGCTTTTGATCTGGATCCTAAACTAAAACAGAGCCTTCTGACTCAGTAA
- a CDS encoding glycosyltransferase, translated as MKTVCLYNIGVGNTELLAKKMAFWQSQGLKIKMACPEYAVPAFKELICDIEYIRIPFCHPVSNKFTLIFELLKRSLIACFFFPEIAKADTLYSISSVLDELLLPFFIKIFDERIAWVALFENEVALKRPGNIFVRILARVFYRISLLLLKKADRIFAVTEDLKSVLIKTGINERKIVVTSNAVDKTEIEKAISKRESQFDGLFAGRLEEAKGVFDLIKICRKVVEKYPNFSLGIAGTGHQKQEKKLRELVKTLGLEKNIRFLGYVSGTQKFRLLANSRIFLFPSLDESFGVALLEAICSGRKAIAYDLPAYKNIYLNNELETVPIGDIKSFSEKVIGILDEKNFENAAGLKLLMSNKYRYDRIAGIESDNF; from the coding sequence ATGAAGACCGTTTGCCTTTACAACATCGGCGTCGGCAACACCGAGTTGCTGGCAAAGAAAATGGCTTTCTGGCAAAGCCAGGGGCTGAAGATAAAGATGGCCTGCCCGGAATACGCCGTCCCCGCCTTTAAAGAGTTGATCTGCGATATTGAATATATCAGAATCCCTTTTTGCCACCCGGTCAGCAACAAATTCACGCTGATCTTTGAACTCCTCAAGCGCTCCCTGATCGCCTGCTTTTTCTTTCCTGAAATCGCAAAAGCCGACACTCTTTATTCTATTTCGTCGGTCTTGGACGAACTCTTACTGCCTTTTTTCATCAAAATCTTCGACGAAAGGATTGCCTGGGTCGCCCTATTCGAAAACGAAGTGGCCTTGAAAAGGCCGGGCAATATTTTTGTCCGCATCTTGGCCCGGGTCTTTTACCGGATAAGCCTGCTGCTCTTGAAGAAAGCCGACAGGATATTTGCCGTTACCGAAGACCTGAAATCGGTTTTAATTAAAACGGGAATCAATGAGAGAAAAATTGTGGTTACCAGCAACGCCGTCGACAAGACGGAAATAGAAAAGGCGATCTCGAAAAGAGAGTCCCAGTTCGACGGCCTGTTCGCCGGCAGGCTGGAAGAGGCAAAGGGCGTTTTTGATCTGATTAAAATCTGCCGGAAAGTGGTCGAGAAATACCCCAATTTTAGCCTGGGGATTGCCGGAACCGGCCATCAAAAACAGGAAAAAAAGCTGCGAGAACTTGTAAAAACCCTGGGGCTGGAAAAGAATATTAGGTTTTTGGGCTACGTTTCCGGTACGCAAAAGTTTAGGCTTTTGGCCAATTCCAGAATCTTCCTTTTTCCGAGCCTGGACGAAAGCTTCGGCGTCGCCCTCTTGGAAGCCATCTGCAGCGGCCGCAAAGCCATTGCCTACGACCTGCCGGCTTACAAAAATATTTATCTGAACAACGAATTGGAGACTGTTCCGATCGGCGACATCAAAAGCTTCTCAGAAAAAGTGATTGGCATCTTGGACGAAAAAAACTTTGAGAACGCCGCCGGATTGAAATTGCTAATGTCCAACAAATACCGCTATGATAGAATTGCCGGGATCGAGTCCGATAATTTCTAG
- a CDS encoding glycosyltransferase family 2 protein, translating into MAELKPKLSIIVCTFNRAENLKECLESLTKQTFADFEVIIVDAGSTDKTPEIIDDYCQKLRVKKVSDNGKELAKARDLGWRTSQGELVSWIDDDVVVCENWAQSIVKTLDGNPGIAGVSGPTIVKENLLKNRDVFFFYGKKGLVGLLGKFWNYFFLERKMYEPGKLLKSGAWSPGANFSQSLEIKGLKEVDYLEACNMTLRRNLVEKAGGFDLGFQGTAEWCEIDLAQKIKKLGNKLVFNANVRVDHVISRQGAFPKRTFAKERMENFFRFYFRHIFKSRPDYIFSFTAYVIFLNFYWLAKAIQTKNLSWLSGWLGTATGFLKTRGKKT; encoded by the coding sequence ATGGCGGAATTAAAACCAAAGCTATCAATAATTGTCTGCACTTTCAACCGGGCTGAAAATCTGAAAGAATGCCTGGAAAGCCTGACAAAACAAACTTTTGCCGATTTTGAAGTCATCATTGTCGACGCCGGCTCCACCGACAAGACCCCCGAGATTATTGACGACTATTGCCAAAAGTTAAGAGTCAAGAAGGTTTCTGACAACGGCAAAGAGTTGGCCAAAGCCAGGGATTTGGGCTGGCGGACTTCTCAAGGAGAATTGGTTTCTTGGATTGACGACGACGTCGTCGTCTGCGAAAACTGGGCTCAATCCATAGTCAAAACCTTAGACGGAAACCCTGGCATTGCCGGAGTCAGCGGCCCGACAATCGTCAAGGAAAATCTTTTAAAGAACCGTGATGTTTTCTTTTTCTACGGCAAAAAGGGATTGGTTGGTCTTCTGGGAAAATTCTGGAATTATTTCTTCCTTGAGAGAAAAATGTACGAACCGGGCAAGCTTCTTAAAAGCGGGGCTTGGTCTCCGGGAGCCAATTTCTCCCAAAGTCTTGAAATCAAGGGCCTGAAAGAAGTTGACTACCTTGAGGCCTGTAATATGACTCTGCGTCGAAATCTCGTTGAAAAAGCTGGCGGCTTTGATTTGGGCTTTCAGGGGACGGCTGAATGGTGCGAGATCGATCTGGCCCAGAAAATAAAAAAGCTCGGAAATAAGCTGGTTTTTAACGCTAACGTCCGGGTTGACCACGTCATTTCCCGGCAAGGAGCCTTTCCCAAAAGAACTTTTGCCAAAGAAAGGATGGAAAATTTTTTCAGGTTTTATTTCCGCCATATCTTTAAATCCCGCCCTGATTATATATTCAGTTTTACCGCTTATGTTATTTTTCTCAATTTTTACTGGCTCGCCAAAGCAATTCAGACTAAAAACCTGAGCTGGCTTTCCGGTTGGCTGGGAACTGCCACTGGCTTTTTAAAAACAAGGGGCAAAAAAACATGA